DNA from Methylobacterium currus:
CGGTCGCCGAGCTGGAGATGGAGACGACGCGCCTTCGCGACCTGTGCGCGGCTTCGGGCGGCCACGTCGTGCTCCTCTCCGGCACCGGGCCGGACGGGGCCGACTTCCAGGAGATGTCCGCGGTCCTGCGCCCGGGCGAGCACGGCCTCGCGCCGACCAACAAGGAGCATTTCGGGCTCTCGGACGGCTTCGGCGACCCGGTCTTCGAGGGCCAGTTCCCGCCCGCGCTCGAGGCGCTGCGGGTGATCGGCGGCGGCAAGCTGATGTCCGACCAGACCTGGGCGCCGCTCGCCACGGGCGAGTTCCTGCTCGGCTATCCGGACGAGGCGCAGGAGATCCCCGGCGCGGCGATGCCGATCGAGTTCAGCCGCAACGGCACCTTCATGGCCTACCGCAAGCTGCACGAGAACGTCGCGAGCTTCGCCACCTATCTCCGCGACCAGGCGCAGACCTACGCGGCGCTCCACGGCATCCCGCAGGCGGAGGCCGAGGCGATCCTGCGCGCCAAGCTGGTCGGGCGCTGGGAGGACGGGATCCCGCTCCAGGCCGCGCCGACCCATGCCGACTGGCTGGCGTTCCAGGAGGAACTCGCGCAGGCGAAGGCCGCCAAGGACAAGCCGAGGCTCGCCGCGCTCGCCCTGCGCTACACCGACTTCACCTATCGCGACGACCTCGCCGGCACCACCTGCCCGGTCGCCGCCCATATGCGCCGGGCCAACCCGCGCGACATGCTCGACCCGCACGTCACCGACCCGGATCCGACACGCGGCGACGGCTCGGCCCTGGTCAATCGACGCCGCATCCTGCGCCGCGGCCTGCCCTATGGCGGTCCGTCCCAGGGCGGCAGCGGCACGGATTCCGGCGAGCAGGGCATCATCTTCCTGGCGATCTGCGCCAGCCTGTTCCGCCAGTTCGAGTTCGTGCAGCAGCAATGGATGCAGTACGGCCTCGACTTCGACGCCGGCAGCGACACCTGCCCGGTGATCGGCAACCACCCGAAGGGCGATCCCCACCACGAACCGAAGCTCGTGATCGCGGTCGAGCCGGGCGGCGGGCGCCGGCCCTACATCTGCAGCGCCATCCCGCAGCTCGTGGAGCCCCGCG
Protein-coding regions in this window:
- a CDS encoding Dyp-type peroxidase: MTTLLDLADIQGGILRAYGRQGFPKARAFFLTLRGDGAAGRAFVEALRPRVTTAARWRDPHRGEALLRTRAPRLKDVARAEDEDDYPGEVTLVKPTVTLNLAFTFYGLLALGVPIRTLRGMPDEFIDGMAQRAEILGDDPFLDTRDVVWRDSAGENRVHILVMLNAQMNPDGTPVAELEMETTRLRDLCAASGGHVVLLSGTGPDGADFQEMSAVLRPGEHGLAPTNKEHFGLSDGFGDPVFEGQFPPALEALRVIGGGKLMSDQTWAPLATGEFLLGYPDEAQEIPGAAMPIEFSRNGTFMAYRKLHENVASFATYLRDQAQTYAALHGIPQAEAEAILRAKLVGRWEDGIPLQAAPTHADWLAFQEELAQAKAAKDKPRLAALALRYTDFTYRDDLAGTTCPVAAHMRRANPRDMLDPHVTDPDPTRGDGSALVNRRRILRRGLPYGGPSQGGSGTDSGEQGIIFLAICASLFRQFEFVQQQWMQYGLDFDAGSDTCPVIGNHPKGDPHHEPKLVIAVEPGGGRRPYICSAIPQLVEPRGGDYFFMPSMTALRLIGTGITDPT